Proteins co-encoded in one Medicago truncatula cultivar Jemalong A17 chromosome 8, MtrunA17r5.0-ANR, whole genome shotgun sequence genomic window:
- the LOC11409633 gene encoding phosphoethanolamine N-methyltransferase: MASPPGMTTTDEREIQKSYWIQHCADLSVEAMMLDSKASDLDKEERPEVLSLLPEYEGKSVIELGAGIGRFTGELAQKAGQLLAVDFIESAIKKNESINGHYKNAKFLCADVTSPKMDVSEGSVDVIFSNWLLMYLSDNEVENLAKRMMKWLKDGGYIFFRESCFHQSGDSKRNYNPTHYREPRFYTKVFKQCHMSDISGNSFELSLVGCKCIGAYVRNKKNQNQICWIWQKVRSHDDRGFQKFLDRVEYSEKSILRYERVYGHGFISTGGLETTKELVAKLELKPGQKVLDVGCGVGGGDFYMAENFDVEVVGVDLSINVISRAIERAIGLKYTVEFDCADCSKKTYPEKTYDVIYTRDAMLYIKDKPTLFRSFFKWLKPGGQLLITDYCKSAGSPSSEFAEYIKEGGYYIHDMKEYEQMLENAGFDVIVEDRTDQFVKTLQQELITLESQKDDFISDFSNDDYDEIVERWKAKQIRGERGEQKWGLFIAKKI, translated from the exons ATGGCTTCACCACCAG GTATGACGACGACTGATGAACGTGAAATTCAGAAATCATACTGGATTCAGCATTGTGCTGATCTCTCTGTCGAGGCTATGATGCTCGATTCCAAAGCTTCTGATCTCGACAAGGAAGAAAGACCTGAG GTACTTTCCCTGCTACCAGAATATGAAGGAAAATCAGTTATTGAGCTTGGAGCCGGTATTGGAAGATTTACCGGAGAATTGGCGCAGAAAGCTGGTCAATTGCTGGCTGTGGACTTCATTGAGAGTGCAATAAAGAAG AATGAAAGCATTAACGGACACTACAAAAATGCCAAGTTTTTGTGTGCTGATGTTACCTCTCCAAAGATGGATGTTTCTGAAGGATCTGTtgatgtgattttctcaaattggtTACTGATGTATCTTTCAGATAATGAG GTTGAGAATTTAGCAAAAAGAATGATGAAATGGTTGAAAGATGGTGGTTATATATTCTTCCGAGAATCCTGTTTCCACCAATCTGGGGATTCAAAGAGAAATTACAATCCTACTCACTACAGGGAACCCAGATTTTACACAAAG GTATTTAAACAATGCCATATGAGTGATATCTCTGGGAATTCCTTTGAACTTTCTCTTGTGGGCTGTAAATGCATTGGAGCATATGTTCGAAATAAGAAGAATCAAAACCAG ATTTGCTGGATATGGCAAAAGGTTAGATCACATGATGATAGGGGATTCCAGAAGTTCTTAGATAGAGTTGAATACAGCGAGAAGAGTATTTTACGATATGAGCGCGTGTATGGCCATGGCTTTATAAGCACCGGAGGACTTG AAACGACAAAGGAACTTGTAGCTAAGCTGGAACTAAAGCCTGGCCAGAAAGTACTGGATGTTGGTTGTGGTGTTGGCGGAGGTGATTTCTACATGGCTGAAAATTTTGATGTTGAGGTTGTTGGCGTAGACCTCTCCATAAATGTGATTTCCCGTGCTATTGAACGTGCTATCGGACTGAAATACACTGTTGAATTTGATTGTGCTGATTGCTCCAAAAAAACATATCCTGAGAAGACCTATGATGTAATCTACACTCGTGATGCCATGCTATACATCAAA GACAAACCAACATTATTTAGATCATTTTTCAAGTGGTTGAAACCTGGAGGTCAACTTCTAATTACTGATTACTGCAAAAGTGCTGGAAGTCCATCTTCAGAATTTGCTGAATACATCAAGGAAGGAGGATATTATATCCATGACATGAAAGAATACGAGCAG ATGCTGGAGAACGCTGGATTTGATGTCATTGTTGAGGATCGAACTGATCAG TTTGTGAAAACACTGCAGCAGGAGCTAATTACTCTCGAGAGCCAGAAGGACGACTTCATCAGTGATTTCAGCAAT GATGACTACGATGAAATTGTGGAGAGATGGAAGGCGAAGCAGATCAGGGGTGAACGAGGGGAGCAGAAGTGGGGCTTGTTCATTGCCAAGAAAATATGA